In one Zobellia galactanivorans genomic region, the following are encoded:
- a CDS encoding ClpP family protease — MSSKKGKVQEAIDEKLLEERKVFLWGMVDDDSAKHVIDRLLYLDMQNNKEIQLFINSPGGYVTSGFAMYDTIKSLKSPVSTICTGLAASMGSILLSVGKKGRRFIQPHAQVMIHQPSGGARGQASNIEIQAKEIIKTKELSARILADNCGQDYEKVLKDFDRDYWMNAEESVAYGIVDGILE; from the coding sequence ATGAGTTCTAAAAAAGGAAAAGTTCAAGAAGCGATAGACGAGAAATTACTAGAAGAACGCAAAGTCTTCTTGTGGGGCATGGTAGATGATGATTCTGCCAAGCATGTCATAGACCGTTTATTGTATTTAGATATGCAGAATAATAAGGAGATACAATTGTTCATCAATAGTCCGGGCGGGTATGTTACCTCTGGCTTTGCCATGTACGATACCATAAAGTCGTTAAAGAGTCCCGTTTCAACTATTTGTACCGGTCTTGCGGCCTCTATGGGGTCTATTTTACTTTCTGTAGGAAAGAAAGGCCGTAGGTTTATTCAGCCTCACGCACAGGTAATGATACATCAGCCTAGTGGTGGAGCAAGAGGTCAGGCTTCCAATATAGAGATCCAGGCCAAGGAAATTATCAAAACTAAAGAACTAAGCGCCCGTATTCTTGCCGACAATTGCGGCCAAGACTATGAAAAGGTGTTGAAAGATTTTGATAGGGATTACTGGATGAACGCTGAAGAATCGGTAGCATACGGTATCGTAGACGGCATTTTAGAATAA
- a CDS encoding MFS transporter, with amino-acid sequence MKSLRLILTNSRYFGAAWVFASINILFGTWAIYIPAVKEQLQIDKSQLGLAIFFLSLGVFTVFPMASSIINRIGVGRATWYGVVMSCVAALMPLLAPNYYTLMAALFLFGASNGITDIAMNTLVTELEKEDKKSFMSASHGFFSLGGVLAGLGSFLIGPLDNPPLHMGLAVLLVFTVNFVFHGKYKNVVAVSEGKEAFSLKLFKPMLFLGLISFVSMGSEGAIVDWSGLYLKEVSLAPEVLWGAGFLGFQITMTLGRFLGDALSENIGSVKMVTLATLVVLTGYLMVLTADTFWAISGFALSGLGFSVMVPELFRIGGKVKGVDSSQGVSFIAGTGYAGFLTAPPILGYIADSSSLKTCFLVLFACALLVLAATFKLNRKR; translated from the coding sequence ATGAAGTCTTTACGCCTAATACTTACCAATTCACGCTATTTTGGGGCTGCCTGGGTCTTTGCTAGTATAAATATCTTATTTGGTACCTGGGCAATTTATATCCCGGCGGTAAAGGAGCAACTTCAAATCGATAAGTCGCAATTGGGCTTGGCCATATTTTTTCTATCGCTAGGGGTGTTTACGGTATTCCCCATGGCATCGTCGATTATCAATAGAATCGGTGTGGGAAGGGCTACGTGGTACGGGGTCGTTATGAGCTGTGTAGCGGCGCTTATGCCCTTGTTGGCTCCCAACTACTATACACTTATGGCCGCATTGTTTCTGTTCGGGGCTTCCAATGGTATTACCGATATCGCCATGAATACCTTGGTAACGGAACTTGAAAAGGAAGATAAGAAGAGTTTTATGAGTGCGTCCCACGGATTTTTTAGCCTAGGCGGTGTTTTGGCAGGATTGGGTAGCTTTTTGATCGGTCCGCTCGATAATCCGCCTTTACACATGGGGCTTGCGGTACTTCTTGTCTTTACGGTCAATTTTGTATTTCATGGAAAGTATAAAAACGTGGTTGCCGTCTCTGAAGGAAAGGAAGCCTTTAGTCTAAAGCTTTTTAAACCGATGTTGTTTTTGGGGCTCATTTCATTCGTTTCCATGGGAAGCGAGGGGGCCATAGTCGATTGGAGCGGACTCTATTTGAAAGAGGTGAGTCTGGCTCCGGAAGTACTCTGGGGCGCCGGATTCTTAGGGTTTCAGATTACCATGACCTTAGGAAGGTTTCTAGGCGATGCCCTCAGTGAAAACATCGGTTCGGTAAAAATGGTAACCTTGGCTACCCTGGTCGTGTTAACGGGTTACCTTATGGTACTGACCGCAGATACCTTTTGGGCCATTTCCGGTTTTGCGCTAAGCGGACTCGGTTTTTCGGTAATGGTGCCCGAACTCTTTCGTATCGGAGGAAAGGTCAAAGGGGTCGATTCTTCCCAAGGGGTTTCGTTTATTGCGGGTACGGGCTACGCCGGCTTTTTAACGGCCCCGCCCATTTTAGGATATATTGCCGATAGTTCTTCCTTAAAGACTTGTTTTCTAGTGTTGTTCGCCTGTGCGCTTTTAGTCCTTGCCGCCACGTTTAAGCTCAACCGTAAGCGGTAA
- a CDS encoding M12 family metallopeptidase, producing the protein MNNKTFPTRFMLFMATCALVLGSCTEDAVEPEAETSVRPKAEVEAQQESQFVTKYFLGDAVKVELEEDGTYSLAGTDIRLFEDQLSDSPDAYDPNPVPGEELSGLAQHGSIRKWPDNTVYYVINGLSSSVRSELQKSFDEWTSKTNVRFKERTNQSNYVTISSSGSNSNSGVATLGMYGSSGYIKLGTRATAVVIIHELGHTLGYIHEQNRADRDDHIIINIENIQPDAVDQFYKNTSAIYLTSDFDINSTMMYGSYTFSKNGQPTITDLNGNILPQRQASLSPLDIEGTNVAYPSTDGGGSPEPGADLCDTAEEFSSNKAYSVGDYVTYYGRLYQRDYTRWNYIKTCN; encoded by the coding sequence ATGAACAATAAAACGTTCCCTACGCGATTTATGCTTTTTATGGCGACCTGTGCATTGGTTTTAGGATCCTGTACTGAAGATGCCGTGGAACCTGAGGCCGAAACTTCCGTCCGTCCCAAAGCGGAAGTTGAGGCTCAACAGGAATCTCAATTCGTTACTAAATATTTCTTGGGTGATGCCGTAAAGGTGGAACTGGAAGAAGATGGTACGTACAGCTTGGCGGGTACGGATATCCGATTGTTCGAAGACCAGCTTTCCGATTCTCCTGATGCTTATGATCCCAACCCTGTCCCCGGGGAAGAGCTTTCAGGTTTAGCCCAGCACGGTAGTATCAGAAAGTGGCCCGATAACACCGTGTATTATGTAATAAACGGATTGAGTTCAAGTGTTCGGTCAGAATTGCAAAAGTCCTTTGACGAATGGACGAGCAAGACCAATGTCCGTTTTAAGGAGCGTACCAACCAATCTAATTACGTAACTATATCATCTTCAGGTTCTAATAGTAATTCAGGTGTTGCTACCTTAGGTATGTACGGTTCCAGTGGTTATATCAAACTGGGTACCCGTGCGACTGCCGTGGTGATTATTCATGAGTTAGGTCACACTTTGGGTTATATTCATGAGCAAAACCGTGCCGATAGGGACGATCATATCATCATCAATATAGAGAATATACAACCTGATGCCGTTGATCAATTCTACAAGAATACTTCGGCTATTTATCTTACCAGTGATTTCGATATCAACTCTACCATGATGTACGGTAGCTATACGTTCAGTAAAAACGGTCAACCTACGATTACCGATTTGAACGGAAATATTTTGCCTCAAAGACAGGCCAGTCTTTCTCCTTTGGATATTGAAGGAACCAATGTGGCCTACCCATCTACCGATGGTGGAGGTAGTCCTGAACCGGGAGCGGATCTGTGCGATACTGCCGAAGAGTTTTCATCGAATAAAGCTTACAGTGTTGGTGACTACGTAACCTATTATGGCAGATTGTACCAAAGGGATTATACCCGTTGGAATTATATCAAGACTTGTAATTAA
- the kynU gene encoding kynureninase produces the protein MKFENTLGFAQKLDGQDPLRNYRNQFYFPKVDGKEVIYFTGNSLGLQPKRAQKFVDEVMTDWKELAVEGHFHSDKPWWDYHERLAAPLAKVVGAKTEEVSVMNTLTVNLHLLMVTFYRPTAKRYKIICEEKAFPSDQYMLQSQVRNHGLDPDDALVEVKKREGENFWRTEDVLQKINEVGDELALVLIGGVNYYNGQVFDMETITQAGKAVGANVGWDLAHGAGNIELKLHDWDADFAAWCSYKYMNSGPGNASGVFIHERHLNKKDIPRLEGWWGTKKETRFLMKPEFEPMANADAWQLSNPPVLSLAPYLASLEMFEEVGMEALIEKRDRIVGYLEFVLHEIDKETDKATFEIITPKDRGTQLSVFLHGQGKSLFDYLMKNGVITDWREPNVIRLAPAPFYCSYEDMYRFGQILKKGIQTV, from the coding sequence ATGAAGTTCGAGAATACTTTGGGTTTTGCCCAAAAACTAGATGGTCAAGATCCATTGCGAAACTATCGTAATCAATTTTATTTCCCCAAGGTAGACGGAAAAGAGGTCATCTATTTTACAGGAAACTCCCTCGGATTGCAGCCTAAGCGTGCCCAAAAGTTTGTTGATGAGGTAATGACCGATTGGAAAGAACTGGCCGTAGAAGGCCATTTTCATTCCGATAAGCCTTGGTGGGATTACCATGAGCGATTGGCCGCCCCCTTGGCCAAAGTGGTCGGGGCCAAGACCGAAGAGGTGTCGGTGATGAATACCCTTACGGTAAACCTGCACCTTTTGATGGTTACCTTTTACAGACCCACTGCCAAACGTTATAAAATTATTTGTGAGGAAAAGGCTTTTCCTTCGGATCAGTATATGCTGCAAAGTCAGGTACGCAATCACGGACTTGATCCTGACGATGCATTGGTAGAGGTGAAAAAAAGGGAAGGTGAAAATTTTTGGCGGACCGAAGACGTACTTCAAAAAATCAATGAAGTAGGTGATGAATTGGCCCTGGTGCTGATCGGTGGGGTCAATTATTACAATGGGCAGGTGTTCGATATGGAAACCATAACCCAGGCCGGAAAGGCCGTAGGTGCTAACGTTGGTTGGGATTTGGCCCATGGCGCCGGTAATATAGAGCTCAAATTGCACGATTGGGATGCCGATTTTGCGGCATGGTGCAGTTATAAATATATGAACAGTGGCCCGGGCAATGCTTCGGGCGTGTTTATACACGAACGCCACCTGAATAAAAAGGATATACCTCGTTTAGAAGGATGGTGGGGTACCAAAAAGGAAACACGGTTTTTGATGAAACCCGAGTTTGAACCTATGGCCAATGCCGACGCGTGGCAATTGAGCAACCCACCGGTGCTGTCGTTAGCACCTTATCTGGCCTCCTTGGAAATGTTCGAGGAAGTAGGTATGGAGGCCTTGATCGAGAAAAGAGATCGTATAGTGGGCTATTTGGAATTTGTACTTCATGAAATAGACAAGGAAACCGACAAGGCTACCTTTGAAATCATTACACCCAAGGATAGGGGGACCCAGCTTTCCGTTTTTCTTCACGGCCAGGGGAAATCCCTTTTTGATTACTTGATGAAAAACGGGGTTATTACCGATTGGAGGGAACCCAATGTCATCCGTCTTGCTCCTGCACCGTTTTACTGTTCCTACGAAGATATGTACCGCTTCGGTCAAATCTTAAAAAAAGGAATACAAACCGTATAA
- a CDS encoding GNAT family N-acetyltransferase, translating to MDTFKIRTAILSDLETLLEFEQGIIAAERPYDPTLRAGRISYYDLGELINSDDAEVVVVEHEGSIVASGYAKIKKAQAFLDHGMYSYLGFMYTHIDYRGKGLNKMVIDALKKWSDSRGISEVRLSVYSDNTGAIKAYEKAGFKKHIIEMRMVGPK from the coding sequence ATGGATACATTTAAAATTCGAACGGCAATTCTAAGCGATTTGGAAACCTTGTTGGAATTTGAGCAGGGTATTATCGCGGCCGAAAGACCTTATGACCCTACCCTTAGGGCCGGTCGTATCAGTTATTACGATTTGGGGGAATTGATCAATAGTGATGATGCCGAGGTGGTAGTGGTCGAGCACGAAGGAAGTATTGTGGCTTCGGGCTATGCCAAAATCAAAAAGGCCCAGGCGTTTCTAGACCATGGGATGTATTCATATCTAGGCTTTATGTATACCCATATCGATTATAGGGGAAAAGGATTGAACAAAATGGTTATCGATGCCCTAAAAAAATGGTCCGATTCAAGGGGTATTTCCGAGGTACGCCTTTCCGTCTATAGCGATAATACTGGGGCCATCAAGGCCTACGAAAAAGCAGGATTTAAAAAACATATTATCGAGATGCGAATGGTTGGGCCAAAGTAG
- a CDS encoding O-methyltransferase translates to MHFLSSDLEDYIQNHSEDEPQLLQELTRETHLKVVRPRMLTGHFQGRVLSVLSKIIYPKNILEIGTYTGYSALCLAEGMQKDGQLHTIDINEELQDIQERYFSRSAYKDQIVQHIGDAKTIIPQLESTFDLVFIDAEKRDYPDYFELAIQKTRPGSVILSDNVLWSGKVVEPVEKKDKVTPILLEFNKKLKEDPRVETVLLPIRDGLTLSRVL, encoded by the coding sequence ATGCATTTCCTATCTTCGGATTTAGAGGATTATATCCAAAACCATTCAGAGGACGAACCCCAACTACTTCAAGAACTTACCCGGGAAACGCACTTAAAAGTAGTCCGCCCCCGTATGCTCACCGGGCATTTTCAGGGAAGGGTCTTAAGCGTGCTTTCAAAGATCATCTACCCCAAGAACATCCTTGAAATCGGTACCTATACGGGCTATTCCGCCCTATGTTTGGCGGAAGGCATGCAAAAGGACGGCCAGCTACATACCATAGACATCAACGAAGAGCTGCAAGACATTCAAGAACGCTATTTTTCACGCAGTGCCTACAAAGACCAAATCGTACAGCATATTGGAGATGCCAAAACCATCATCCCCCAACTTGAATCTACTTTTGACCTCGTCTTTATCGATGCCGAAAAAAGGGACTACCCCGATTATTTTGAACTTGCCATACAGAAGACCCGTCCGGGCAGCGTTATTTTATCTGACAACGTACTATGGTCAGGAAAAGTAGTGGAACCCGTGGAGAAAAAAGACAAGGTAACCCCCATTCTTTTGGAGTTCAACAAAAAACTAAAGGAAGACCCACGGGTAGAAACGGTATTGCTACCGATCAGGGACGGCTTAACCCTAAGTAGGGTACTATAA
- a CDS encoding phosphatase PAP2 family protein, producing MLEKILEWDRETFIYLNNLGIEDYDQFWIIVTHFSTWIPLFALFFILIFIKYPKREAIFVVLTIILMLFFVVTLTDLTKEVVARLRPNNDETMNTLIRILKPSSSYSFFSGHSSSSFSATTIVVLFLRRRFKWCWLFYIWPLLFVSSRIFVGVHFPTDIIVGSLVGVLSAWLFYMLYLRLIVPYLGLSRP from the coding sequence TTGCTCGAAAAGATCTTAGAATGGGATAGGGAAACCTTTATCTACCTGAACAATCTGGGCATTGAAGACTACGACCAATTTTGGATTATCGTTACGCACTTCTCCACTTGGATTCCCCTTTTTGCCCTATTCTTTATTCTTATTTTTATAAAATATCCCAAGAGAGAGGCCATTTTTGTGGTGCTTACCATAATCTTGATGCTGTTTTTCGTCGTCACCCTTACCGATTTGACCAAAGAGGTCGTGGCCCGTTTGCGGCCCAATAACGATGAAACGATGAATACACTTATACGGATTCTTAAGCCTTCCTCATCCTATAGTTTTTTTTCCGGCCACTCGTCAAGTTCGTTTTCGGCGACCACTATTGTGGTACTCTTTTTAAGAAGGCGTTTTAAATGGTGCTGGCTATTCTATATATGGCCCCTATTGTTCGTAAGCAGCCGTATTTTTGTAGGGGTACATTTTCCTACCGATATTATTGTTGGTTCTTTGGTCGGTGTTTTGTCGGCCTGGCTTTTTTATATGCTCTACCTCAGGCTTATAGTACCCTACTTAGGGTTAAGCCGTCCCTGA
- a CDS encoding twin-arginine translocase TatA/TatE family subunit, which translates to MYSLHFLFISGGEIFFIMFIVVMVFGADKIPGIAKGLGKGMRQLKDATEDIKQEIQKSAEKQGVDTSFITDIKKDIDDVKNNITSGIGTDIKKEMDGVKKTVDDVTGTIKRS; encoded by the coding sequence ATGTATTCACTGCACTTCTTATTTATTAGCGGGGGCGAAATCTTCTTTATCATGTTTATCGTGGTGATGGTTTTCGGCGCCGATAAGATACCCGGCATAGCCAAGGGGCTGGGCAAGGGTATGCGCCAATTGAAAGACGCCACGGAAGATATCAAGCAAGAAATTCAGAAGAGCGCCGAAAAACAAGGCGTTGATACGAGTTTTATAACCGATATCAAAAAAGACATCGATGATGTCAAGAACAATATTACCTCAGGGATCGGTACCGACATCAAAAAAGAAATGGACGGGGTCAAAAAGACCGTCGATGATGTTACGGGAACCATCAAAAGAAGCTAG
- a CDS encoding M1 family metallopeptidase has translation MNKLKYCLASLFFVFASVLMAQEGVNADKEPGHYNQSKFKQLYEEFATPNNYRSASGAPGPDYYQQQADYKMDIELDDKNAKIFGAETITYTNNSPDDLEYLWLQLDQNVRAKTSKSPLRDGGGVPMAEQVGSFAQKYMTEPFDGGFNIEYVKDASGKPLKYTINQTMMRIDIPKPLKSKEKISFSIKWDYNIPDHTVNRARSGYEYFPKDGNRAYVIAQFFPRMAVYSDVEGWQNHQFWGSGEFALTFGDYDVNITVPADHVLDATGTLQNRKDVFTKEMMARYEKAKKSYDKPVVIVTQEEAEKAEKGFSKKKKTWKFKAENVRDYAFATSRKFIWDMQAVKVGSKDVMAVSLYPKEGNPLWEEYSTKAVAHTLKSYSSHTFDYPYPKAISVHAKQQGMEYPMICWNYGRPNEDGTYSDRVKFGMISVIIHEVGHNFFPMIVNSDERQWGWMDEGLDTFMQYMAEQEFGEKYPEAIAPNSKYPSRRGEPSKIVPYMAGDQSSIAPIMSNPENVYQLGPNAYGKPATALNILRETVMGRELFDHAFKTYAQRWMFKHPTPEDFFRTMEDASAVDLDWYWRGWFYTTDFVDIGVKGIKKYYVTDKPSKKMQEYMAVRGITEADLPPLVYLAEEGSDDLDPNLKGKTPSESSQSLKEFMMDNMTAEERAAVKEPKYIYQVTYDKPGGIPMPLIVEYTYADGSTKNVTYPPEIWRKNDKEVSVVISSQSELTGIVVDPKAETADIDTSNNAWPKKEEKSDFEKMKENAVKGK, from the coding sequence ATGAACAAATTGAAGTATTGTCTTGCATCGTTATTTTTTGTGTTCGCCAGCGTTCTGATGGCACAAGAGGGCGTTAATGCAGACAAGGAACCAGGGCATTACAATCAGAGTAAATTCAAACAGTTGTACGAAGAGTTCGCTACTCCGAACAATTATCGTTCCGCCTCGGGAGCACCCGGACCCGATTATTACCAACAACAGGCCGATTACAAAATGGATATCGAGCTTGATGATAAAAATGCGAAAATTTTTGGTGCGGAAACCATTACCTATACCAACAATTCGCCCGATGACCTTGAATACCTTTGGCTTCAGTTGGATCAAAACGTAAGGGCCAAGACTTCAAAATCGCCTTTGCGTGACGGGGGAGGCGTACCCATGGCCGAACAAGTGGGGTCATTCGCACAAAAATACATGACCGAGCCTTTTGACGGGGGCTTCAATATAGAGTACGTGAAAGATGCCAGCGGAAAACCGTTGAAGTATACCATCAATCAGACCATGATGCGTATCGATATTCCAAAACCTTTAAAAAGTAAAGAGAAGATTTCCTTTTCCATCAAGTGGGACTACAATATTCCAGACCACACCGTAAACAGGGCACGTTCGGGTTATGAATATTTCCCTAAAGATGGTAACAGGGCCTATGTTATTGCGCAGTTCTTTCCAAGAATGGCCGTATATAGCGATGTAGAAGGTTGGCAGAACCACCAGTTCTGGGGTAGTGGCGAGTTTGCCCTTACCTTTGGTGACTACGACGTAAACATTACCGTACCTGCCGATCACGTTCTTGATGCTACGGGAACCTTGCAGAACCGAAAAGATGTATTTACAAAGGAGATGATGGCGCGCTACGAAAAGGCGAAGAAGTCGTATGACAAGCCGGTAGTGATCGTTACCCAAGAGGAAGCCGAAAAGGCGGAAAAAGGGTTTTCCAAAAAGAAAAAAACATGGAAGTTCAAGGCAGAGAACGTAAGGGATTACGCCTTCGCTACATCAAGAAAATTCATTTGGGACATGCAGGCCGTTAAAGTGGGCAGCAAAGACGTTATGGCCGTTTCGCTTTATCCAAAAGAAGGAAACCCGCTATGGGAGGAATATTCTACCAAAGCCGTGGCACATACGCTTAAATCGTATTCATCGCATACCTTCGATTATCCTTACCCTAAAGCCATTTCGGTACATGCCAAGCAACAGGGAATGGAGTATCCGATGATTTGTTGGAACTACGGTCGCCCTAACGAAGACGGTACGTATTCAGACCGTGTAAAATTCGGTATGATCAGTGTGATCATTCACGAGGTAGGCCACAACTTTTTCCCGATGATCGTAAATTCAGACGAGCGTCAGTGGGGATGGATGGATGAAGGTCTTGATACCTTTATGCAATATATGGCGGAGCAAGAATTCGGGGAAAAATATCCTGAAGCCATTGCCCCTAATAGCAAATACCCATCGAGAAGGGGAGAGCCTTCCAAAATCGTACCCTATATGGCAGGGGATCAAAGCAGCATTGCACCGATCATGTCGAACCCTGAAAACGTATACCAGTTAGGCCCGAATGCCTATGGTAAACCGGCAACGGCCTTGAATATTCTTCGTGAGACCGTAATGGGCCGCGAACTTTTCGACCATGCCTTTAAAACATATGCACAACGCTGGATGTTTAAGCACCCGACACCTGAAGATTTCTTTAGGACTATGGAAGATGCCTCTGCGGTCGATTTAGACTGGTATTGGAGAGGATGGTTCTATACTACCGATTTTGTGGATATAGGTGTCAAAGGCATCAAAAAATACTACGTTACCGACAAGCCTAGCAAGAAAATGCAAGAGTATATGGCGGTGCGCGGCATCACCGAGGCCGACTTACCTCCTTTGGTGTATTTGGCGGAAGAAGGTAGTGACGACCTCGATCCGAACCTAAAAGGCAAGACGCCTTCCGAAAGTTCGCAGTCTTTGAAAGAATTTATGATGGACAATATGACGGCCGAAGAACGTGCCGCCGTAAAAGAGCCTAAGTATATCTATCAGGTCACTTACGATAAGCCAGGGGGTATACCCATGCCGTTGATCGTTGAATATACCTATGCCGACGGTTCTACCAAAAATGTTACCTACCCACCTGAAATTTGGCGTAAGAACGATAAAGAGGTAAGTGTAGTGATATCATCACAGAGCGAACTTACCGGAATCGTTGTCGACCCAAAGGCGGAAACGGCCGATATAGACACGTCTAACAATGCATGGCCCAAGAAAGAGGAAAAGTCCGATTTCGAGAAGATGAAGGAAAATGCTGTCAAGGGCAAATAA
- a CDS encoding DUF6702 family protein — protein sequence MKSLKKLLVLLLLPLMAFTAAHKFYVSVTNVNYSEKDKALQITSRIFIDDLDKLLLERYDLKAQLATGEESPLADAYLEKYLRAKFVIEVNGNNVDYTYIGKKYDADVVIFYIEVPNVDKATLKSVQIENEILTDLFDEQQNVVHFKIGDQKKSFVLVKSRTKGMLNL from the coding sequence ATGAAGTCTTTGAAAAAGTTGCTCGTATTATTACTGCTTCCTTTAATGGCCTTTACGGCTGCCCACAAGTTTTACGTAAGCGTAACCAACGTAAACTATTCCGAAAAGGATAAGGCCTTACAGATTACCTCCCGTATTTTTATCGATGACCTAGACAAATTGCTGCTTGAACGCTACGATTTAAAGGCGCAATTGGCAACCGGGGAAGAATCGCCATTGGCCGACGCCTATCTAGAAAAATACCTAAGGGCCAAATTTGTAATAGAGGTCAACGGCAACAATGTCGATTATACCTATATCGGTAAGAAGTACGACGCCGATGTGGTGATTTTCTATATCGAGGTTCCTAACGTCGATAAGGCTACCTTGAAATCGGTGCAAATAGAGAACGAAATCTTGACCGACCTCTTTGACGAGCAACAAAATGTAGTTCATTTTAAGATAGGTGACCAGAAAAAAAGCTTTGTTTTGGTCAAATCTCGTACTAAAGGAATGTTAAACTTGTAA
- a CDS encoding peptidase associated/transthyretin-like domain-containing protein, whose product MKPWLKLAFMCAISLVAHASYAQEPISLEGRVYSENMDVSATHVLNTTSKKATITTVDGFFDIVVHLNDTLVFSAVQFKRKEVVVTQSVMESKLLIVPLQEVLTQLEEVVVTPYNLTGDMGRDLDRVPVTSVITSHSLGLLNKKVRLKPKGVGETLRLNKYLNLVTGYDTLTLTPDIRLDLKIVRLADDISGRTKDLEKYKTLENELNQIEAIRLFFTDFVFVSTLKIPEAHINDFLNYCMVDKGFKEGAKADDMASVYGLMEAKAPGYRKNNGLE is encoded by the coding sequence ATGAAGCCATGGCTGAAATTAGCTTTTATGTGTGCCATAAGCTTGGTGGCTCATGCTTCATATGCCCAAGAACCGATTTCCTTGGAAGGCCGTGTGTACAGCGAGAACATGGATGTTTCCGCCACCCACGTATTGAACACCACAAGCAAAAAGGCGACTATAACAACGGTCGATGGTTTTTTTGATATCGTAGTTCACCTGAATGATACCCTGGTCTTCTCGGCCGTGCAATTTAAAAGGAAGGAAGTAGTGGTTACCCAATCGGTTATGGAAAGTAAATTGCTCATAGTGCCCCTGCAGGAAGTCTTGACCCAGTTGGAAGAGGTAGTGGTAACCCCGTATAACTTGACCGGCGACATGGGGAGGGACCTAGATCGGGTGCCGGTCACTTCGGTAATTACATCGCACTCCTTGGGACTGCTGAACAAAAAGGTAAGGCTTAAGCCTAAGGGCGTGGGGGAAACCCTGCGATTGAACAAATACCTCAACCTGGTTACGGGATATGATACCCTTACCTTAACGCCCGATATTCGTCTCGATTTAAAGATCGTTAGGCTGGCCGACGATATATCGGGGCGGACCAAGGATTTGGAAAAGTATAAAACCCTTGAGAACGAGCTTAACCAAATTGAGGCGATACGATTGTTCTTTACCGACTTCGTTTTTGTAAGCACCTTAAAAATTCCCGAAGCCCATATAAACGATTTTTTGAACTACTGTATGGTCGATAAAGGGTTTAAGGAAGGTGCGAAGGCCGACGACATGGCTTCTGTATATGGGCTGATGGAAGCAAAGGCCCCAGGGTATAGAAAAAATAACGGCTTGGAATAA
- a CDS encoding carboxypeptidase-like regulatory domain-containing protein: MKPLKGLLFTSVMLVVSTVGKAQSSETLEGRVYSDNNDVSGTHVLNTTTNRATITDANGFFDIVVRLNDTLVFSAVQYKRKEIVVSESVLESKLLLVPLEEALNELEEVVVTPYSLSGHMASDLKNLEIDPVVTASTLGLPNANAKRWTQSERLLREASAMSVTGTTSGLGAGGAVSLNPIINGITGRTKMLKKRVKRDRAYSRTERVRAFYVDSLYSTELKIPQDKIDDFLYFCEVDADFQQVVDGHDRLKIWAFMKRKSVVYRKNYEAYEEGED, translated from the coding sequence ATGAAACCTTTAAAAGGACTTCTTTTTACAAGTGTAATGCTAGTGGTTTCTACCGTGGGAAAGGCCCAGAGTTCCGAAACTTTAGAGGGGCGTGTGTACAGCGATAACAACGATGTGTCGGGAACCCATGTGTTGAATACGACGACCAATAGGGCTACGATAACCGATGCCAACGGCTTTTTTGATATTGTGGTAAGGCTTAATGATACCTTGGTGTTTTCCGCCGTACAGTACAAACGCAAGGAAATCGTGGTTTCTGAAAGTGTTCTTGAAAGCAAGTTGTTATTGGTTCCCCTGGAAGAGGCCCTGAACGAATTGGAAGAGGTAGTCGTAACGCCATACAGTTTATCGGGCCATATGGCGAGCGACCTGAAAAACCTGGAAATTGATCCGGTGGTGACGGCTTCTACCTTGGGGCTGCCCAACGCCAATGCCAAAAGATGGACCCAAAGTGAGCGTTTGCTCCGGGAGGCTTCGGCCATGTCGGTGACCGGAACCACATCGGGCCTGGGTGCGGGCGGGGCGGTTTCCTTGAATCCTATTATAAACGGAATTACCGGCCGTACCAAAATGCTCAAGAAACGTGTAAAACGCGATCGAGCCTATTCGAGAACCGAAAGGGTAAGGGCGTTTTATGTAGATTCGCTCTATAGCACCGAATTAAAGATCCCCCAAGATAAAATAGATGATTTTCTGTACTTCTGTGAGGTCGATGCCGATTTTCAGCAAGTAGTGGATGGTCACGACCGATTGAAAATTTGGGCTTTTATGAAGCGGAAAAGTGTGGTCTATCGTAAAAATTATGAAGCGTACGAAGAAGGGGAAGATTGA